A genomic stretch from Leptodactylus fuscus isolate aLepFus1 chromosome 10, aLepFus1.hap2, whole genome shotgun sequence includes:
- the TFAM gene encoding transcription factor A, mitochondrial, with protein sequence MVSLLSRGVGLLAKSLAGLSCTQATRCSGLQGSLSAVHCISARWFSNQERELPKRPLSSYFRFVIEQRPALSKKYPEAKPAEIAKMLGLEWKGLSESSRKLYIEAANEEQLKYKDEIRKYKEKLSPLELELLKEQRKRRLVKRKRIRLSRELTILGKPKGARNAYNIFVSERFQEATAPSLSGKMNFLHGEWKKLSQSQKQMYMQLAVDDKIRYENEMKAWEEQMLEIGREDLLRLKSRKRLKVKPGMHITHPVNKPLKKTVKKVIKPARGHGKTDKWKNEE encoded by the exons ATGGTGTCCCTGCTGTCAAGAGGTGTCGGTCTCCTTGCAAAGTCCTTGGCCGGGCTGAGCTGCACACAGGCTACAAG ATGCAGCGGCCTCCAGGGCTCACTGTCGGCTGTACACTGTATCTCAGCCAGGTGGTTCTCAAACCAGGAAAGAGAATTACCAAAACGTCCCCTCTCATCCTATTTCCGTTTTGTGATCGAGCAGCGACCGGCACTATCGAAAAAGTATCCTG AGGCAAAACCAGCAGAAATTGCTAAAATGCTTGGCCTGGAATGGAAAGGACTTTCAGAATCCTCAAGAAAA ctATACATAGAGGCAGCGAATGAAGAACAATTGAAATACAAGGATGAAATCCGAAAATACAAGGAGAAATTGAGTCCCCTTGAACTGGAGCTGTTGAAGGAACAAAGGAAGCGAAGACTGGTGAAGAGAAAGCGCATAAGACTTAGCAGG GAGCTGACAATACTTGGAAAACCCAAAGGAGCCCGGAACGCTTACAACATTTTTGTATCTGAACGTTTTCAAGAAGCTACAGCTCCTTCCTTATCG GGCAAAATGAACTTTCTCCATGGTGAGTGGAAAAAACTGTCTCAATCACAGAAGCAG ATGTATATGCAGTTGGCTGTAGATGACAAAATCAGGTACGAAAATGAAATGAAGGCTTGGGAGGAGCAGATGCTTGAAATTGGGAGAGAAGATCTTTTACGGCTGAAGTCAAGAAAGCGACTTAAAGTCAAACCCGGGATGCATATAACACATCCTGTAAACAAGCCCCTTAAGAAGACCGTCAAGAAGGTGATTAAACCTGCTAGAGGACATGGGAAGACTGACAAGTGG
- the DNTTIP2 gene encoding deoxynucleotidyltransferase terminal-interacting protein 2, protein MVATRRSTRVEPQKQGEPTPEEVDPPTSPVHTRRSVKKDVQTSDNSTEESKSIVTSRSPLKSDTVIDSPRITTRSRHRSEKSDTDVSEVESTASNTSTRLTRSRQRVGQVTDSTRKLRRHQSTLITDPIIESKEDAALSEAESDCLSVSTPATKKQPGTASRSVSTRSRRSILLPEPADVSDEESESSVSQVKSVITRNTRSSRNRAQMEETSDAESCCSGVSLEPVARRFSRRNKPNVQIDEIGETNKDDDQENLKKQSPKMQDVKSDAAPSVGEKNVLASPRRQLRNRPAVQEHKAILISDDESRNDGEEKKSVATKEVRTSEKSLLQSSELEPEENLPNQLVQLPEEFMEEEPTVEESHVTDDKDTTENLPNEQENLNVSANINLCLSIDSHDSKESEHGDDDVDEEEDEQVMEKGKSEKASGKQLQNVDGGELFVIDTTPGSSKSCFLEPDDNEDDEDFIDKAEEEEDDENEDDDDDEDFIDKAEEEDDENEDDDDFIDKVEEEEDENDIEVDEEDNEHVVEKQKSKKAPAHKLQNVDTGGLFVIDTTPGMDSSKKYFVDLDDHVSDKEEEATDKGEINEQEEEAEDDVEEEEEDFIDKSEDEDEEETLLKRPRTGFSLSTSIDTGISLKKMGGLYINFDAEKINPGPSLIDKMKKGNKKKDELLKKSVITPDFEKKESVPPYRESYHKLKRLRKEERDKSTGRGWFDMKAPDMTEELKNDLKALKMRSAMDPKHFYKKNDREGFPKYFEVATVVDNPIDFYHSRIPKKDRKRTIVEELIADSKFRRYNKKKYQEIMAEKAARAEGKKNRKKKKFRK, encoded by the exons ATGGTGGCGACCAGGCGAAGCACGCGTGTAGAGCCACAGAAGCAGGGGGAGCCG acaCCAGAGGAAGTTGATCCCCCAACTTCCCCAGTGCACACCCGAAGATCTGTTAAGAAAGATGTCCAGACTAGTGATAATAGCACAGAGGAGAGTAAATCCATAGTAACAAGTAGAAGTCCCTTAAAATCAGACACAGTGATAGACAGTCCACGGATCACCACCAGAAGTAGGCATAGGAGTGAAAAGTCAGATACAGATGTTTCTGAAGTAGAATCTACGGCCTCCAATACTTCCACGAGACTAACACGCAGTAGGCAAAGGGTTGGGCAAGTAACAGACTCCACCAGAAAGCTGAGACGTCACCAGTCTACTTTGATCACTGATCCTATTATCGAATCCAAGGAAGATGCAGCATTATCTGAAGCAGAATCAGATTGTTTATCGGTGTCTACCCCGGCCACTAAAAAACAACCTGGAACTGCCTCACGTTCTGTCTCTACTAGAAGTCGAAGGTCAATTCTTCTACCAGAACCTGCAGATGTTTCAGATGAAGAATCAGAGTCTTCTGTTTCACAAGTTAAATCTGTTATCACTAGGAATACAAGGAGCTCTAGAAATCGGGCTCAAATGGAAGAAACGTCTGATGCTGAATCTTGTTGCTCTGGAGTTTCTCTAGAACCCGTTGCTAGACGTTTCAGCAGGAGAAATAAGCCCAATGTCCAGATAGATGAAATTGGTGAAACTAATAAAGATGATGATCAAGAGAATCTGAAGAAACAGAGTCCTAAGATGCAAGATGTAAAATCAGACGCCGCACCCTCTGtgggagaaaaaaatgttttggcTTCTCCTCGTAGACAATTGCGAAATCGGCCAGCAGTTCAGGAACACAAGGCTATTCTTATTTCTGATGATGAGTCCAGAAATGATGGTGAGGAGAAGAAAAGCGTGGCGACAAAAGAAGTGAGAACCAGTGAGAAGTCTTTATTGCAATCTAGTGAATTAGAGCCAGAAGAAAATCTTCCCAACCAACTGGTTCAACTTCCAGAAGAATTCATGGAAGAAGAGCCTACGGTGGAGGAAAGCCATGTCACAGATGACAAAGATACGACTGAAAACCTTCCAAATGAGCAGGAAAACCTGAATGTGTCTGCTAACATTAACCTATGCTTGTCAATTGATAGTCATGACAGTAAAGAGTCAGAACATGGTGATGATGATGTGGACGAGGAGGAAGATGAACAAGTTATGGAGAAAGGAAAATCTGAAAAAGCATCTGGGAAGCAGCTACAAAATGTAGATGGAGGAGAGCTATTTGTAATAGACACAACTCCTGGCTCTAGTAAATCCTGTTTCCTTGAACCTGATGATAATGAAGATGATGAAGATTTTATTGATAaagctgaggaggaggaggatgatgagaatgaagatgatgatgatgatgaagatttTATTGATAAagctgaggaggaggatgatgagaatgaagatgatgatgattttATTGATAAAgttgaggaggaagaggatgagaATGATATAGAAGTAGATGAGGAGGACAATGAACATGTTGTTGAGAAGCAAAAATCCAAAAAAGCACCCGCGCACAAGCTGCAAAATGTAGATACAGGTGGACTGTTTGTTATAGACACAACTCCTGGGATGGACTCTAGTAAAAAGTATTTTGTGGACCTTGATGATCATGTCAGTGATAAAGAAGAGGAAGCCACTGATAAAGGGGAGATAAAtgaacaggaggaggaggcggaggatgatgtggaggaggaggaggaagattttATAGATAAATCTGAAGATGAGGATGAAGAGGAAACGTTACTAAAAAGACCGAGAACTGGATT ttccCTGTCAACCAGTATAGACACTGGAATCAGCCTAAAGAAGATGGGAGGCTTGTATATCAATTTTGATGCCGAAAAGATAAATCCTGGTCCAAGTTTAATTGACAAAATGAAGAAGGGAAATAAGAAGAAAGATGAG CTTCTTAAGAAAAGTGTGATAACTCCTGACTTTGAGAAGAAAGAAAGTGTCCCACCGTATAGAGAATCCTATCACAAATTAAAAAGATTGCGCAAG GAGGAACGGGATAAATCAACCGGCAGGGGATGGTTTGATATGAAAGCCCCAGATATGACAGAGGAATTAAAGAATGACCTGAAGGCTTTGAAAATGAGATCTGCAATGGACCCAAAACATTTTTACAAGAAGAATGATCGTGAAGGATTTCCGAAATATTTTGAG GTTGCTACTGTTGTGGATAACCCTATAGACTTCTACCATTCCCGAATTCCCAAGAAGGACCGAAAGAGGACAATTGTTGAAGAACTTATTGCAGATTCTAAGTTTAGAAG aTACAATAAAAAGAAGTATCAGGAGATCATGGCAGAAAAGGCCGCCCGCGCAGAAGGCAAAAAGAATCGCAAGAAGAAAAAGTTCCGGAAATAA